The sequence ctccggttctcattccatttatattttgttgtttttcagatgcaagtcgagagATACCTCGTTGAGCGTCTGGAGAGCCTCCTTACAGGTGAAGAACTATCTTTTGGACTGTCATATTTTGTTTTAGACTATACATATATGCTTATAGAATCTCTACATGTacattttgtgttttgtccctcctagaggttgacttggagatacaggtgtttattttgtagtttgagttttattttgggttctatataaatatatataattatatactcTGGCTGGCCTTAACTTTgcaggtcgagtctggagcttgcTATCTGAGTTTTGGAACTCTGATATATACATATGTTTCCTGTTTTCTTTTGATCTCACTTGTCCATTCTACGAATATCCATGCGAGTGTGACACGATTTTTCTGTTTATCATTTTTGTTTAGCTTATTCTTCAAGGATCCTTGATATGATTTCATTCACTATATTTATGTACATATccttttcttttagaggtcgtaatatcttgccacctctgctttacgacttaagcgtaaggcactgtgtggtagggtattacattatggtatcagagcagttcgttcctgtagagcctgatggatggactgattatgcttctaGGCATACTCTGGATGTgtgtatgtgctattaggatatctgattgatatatgtggcataaacgttcatgagcatgcatttggaacttgaAGCATTAGACttgtgatattgagactgatcaacttgatatcacttgtttggtgtgaacagggacCAAATGTCATATTGCGGATCCGAACGAGGTATTGGGAGAGAAAATCCCGTGACTAAACCGATGCAAGGACGTCGAGATGGAAGCCCTAGTGCTAGTACAAGTAACGTAAGTCGATATTATAGGTCTATGACCCTTACTGACTTCCTCAAGAGTGGTTCACCTTGGTTTAATGGAAATGCCAATGCCCTGGAGGCTGACCAATGGTTTCGAGAAGTGGAGAGGTTTTTGTACACTCAGCACGTTCCTGAAGTACAATCAGTGGAGGTAGTGACTCATACGGTAAAGGGAGATACTCAGAATTAGTGGCAAGAGTTATGTCATACCTTGCAGGTGGAGTTAACGGATGTCCCTTGGAATTGATTTAAGACAGGGTTTTACGGGAGATATTTCTTGCATGCATTTCGCACTGCAAAAGAGTTGGAGTTAATGCAGCTGAAGCAAAAGGATATGTCTGTCACTAACTATACCCGTGAATTCGAAAACTTGTACCGTTTCTCAAAATCTTGTCAAGGAAATCCAGCCGattatgaggaatggaagtgtgctCAGTATGAGAAAGGACTAAGGAGAGATATCTTTAATTACGTGTATccacaaaaacta is a genomic window of Arachis ipaensis cultivar K30076 chromosome B06, Araip1.1, whole genome shotgun sequence containing:
- the LOC110263729 gene encoding uncharacterized protein LOC110263729, which gives rise to MQGRRDGSPSASTSNVSRYYRSMTLTDFLKSGSPWFNGNANALEADQWFREVERFLYTQHVPEVQSVEVVTHTTGFYGRYFLHAFRTAKELELMQLKQKDMSVTNYTREFENLYRFSKSCQGNPADYEEWKCAQYEKGLRRDIFNYVYPQKLTNFTTLVKKCQLAEDCSMKWALLQEGFGETAPKEPHRAGLGMCFRCGALGQMSRDCPRGRATHAGW